The Desulfovibrio legallii genome contains a region encoding:
- a CDS encoding holo-[acyl-carrier-protein] synthase: MILGLGVDLADLNRIRRSYERFGRRFAEKILAPEELRCLPEAPVTYLAGRFAAKEAAVKALGTGFSQGIGPRQIEIRNTPEGKPELRFLGRAAERARALGVTRRHVSLSHDRTAAVALVVLED; this comes from the coding sequence GTGATCCTGGGCCTGGGGGTGGACCTGGCGGACCTGAACCGCATCCGCCGCAGTTATGAGCGCTTCGGCCGCCGCTTTGCGGAAAAAATCCTCGCCCCGGAGGAACTCCGTTGCCTGCCGGAAGCCCCTGTAACCTATCTGGCGGGGCGCTTCGCCGCCAAGGAGGCCGCGGTCAAGGCCCTGGGCACGGGCTTCAGCCAGGGCATCGGCCCGCGCCAGATCGAAATCCGCAACACGCCTGAGGGCAAACCTGAACTGCGCTTCCTGGGCCGGGCGGCCGAACGCGCCCGCGCCCTGGGCGTAACGCGCCGCCACGTTTCCCTGAGCCACGACCGCACGGCGGC
- a CDS encoding UDP-glucose dehydrogenase family protein, whose product MKLCIIGTGYVGLVSAACFAEMGNTVTCVDVNPAVVEKLNAGFVHIFEPGLEPLVQRSRADGRLTFTTKLEDGIVGADCAFICVGTPPQADGSCDLSYVREVAREIGRHMQNDLVVVDKSTVPVGTADEVRAILTAELTARGKDLRVDVVSNPEFLKEGDAIADFMKPDRVVLGTDSPRAAALMRELYAPFARTRDKIIVMGVRSAEMTKYAANCMLATKISFINEIATVCERVGADVRDVRTGIGSDSRIGYQFIYPGVGYGGSCFPKDVKALIRTAEGAGVEPQLLHAVEAVNARQKKHMAQRIMEYFAPQGGVKDKALALWGLAFKANTDDMREAASISIINELTAAGMRIRAFDPVAADNARRLFKDNPLVEVGADQYDVCRGAQALLVVTEWNQFRNPDFNRVKSLLTAPLLFDGRNLYSPAFMAEHGFAYFCIGRG is encoded by the coding sequence ATGAAACTGTGCATCATCGGCACCGGCTATGTGGGCCTTGTGAGTGCCGCCTGCTTTGCGGAGATGGGCAACACCGTCACCTGCGTGGACGTGAACCCGGCGGTGGTGGAGAAGCTCAACGCCGGTTTCGTCCATATCTTTGAACCGGGCCTGGAGCCGCTGGTGCAGCGCAGCCGGGCCGACGGCCGGCTGACCTTTACCACGAAGCTGGAGGACGGCATTGTGGGCGCGGACTGCGCCTTCATCTGCGTGGGCACGCCGCCGCAGGCCGACGGCTCCTGCGACCTGAGCTATGTGCGCGAGGTGGCGCGCGAGATCGGCCGCCATATGCAGAACGACCTGGTGGTGGTGGACAAATCCACAGTGCCGGTGGGCACGGCGGACGAAGTGCGCGCCATCCTGACGGCGGAGCTGACCGCCCGCGGCAAAGATCTGCGGGTGGATGTGGTCTCCAATCCGGAGTTTCTCAAGGAAGGCGACGCCATTGCGGACTTCATGAAGCCCGATCGGGTGGTGCTGGGCACGGATTCCCCCCGCGCCGCGGCCCTCATGCGCGAGCTTTATGCGCCCTTTGCCCGCACCAGGGACAAAATCATCGTCATGGGCGTGCGCAGCGCGGAAATGACCAAATACGCCGCCAACTGCATGCTGGCCACCAAAATTTCGTTCATCAACGAAATTGCCACCGTCTGCGAACGGGTGGGCGCGGACGTGCGCGACGTGCGCACGGGCATCGGCTCGGATTCGCGCATCGGCTACCAGTTCATCTACCCCGGCGTGGGCTACGGCGGCTCCTGCTTCCCCAAGGACGTCAAGGCGCTGATCCGCACCGCGGAGGGCGCGGGCGTGGAGCCGCAACTGCTGCACGCCGTGGAGGCGGTGAACGCCCGCCAGAAAAAGCACATGGCCCAGCGCATCATGGAATACTTCGCCCCCCAGGGCGGCGTGAAGGACAAGGCGCTGGCCCTCTGGGGCCTGGCCTTCAAAGCCAATACCGACGACATGCGCGAGGCCGCCTCCATCAGCATCATCAATGAGCTGACTGCGGCGGGCATGCGCATCCGGGCCTTTGACCCCGTAGCTGCGGACAATGCCCGGCGTCTTTTCAAGGATAACCCCCTGGTGGAGGTGGGCGCGGACCAGTACGACGTGTGCCGGGGCGCGCAGGCCCTGCTGGTGGTGACGGAATGGAACCAGTTCCGCAACCCGGATTTCAACCGGGTCAAAAGCCTGCTCACCGCGCCTTTGCTGTTTGACGGGCGCAATCTCTATTCGCCCGCCTTCATGGCGGAGCACGGCTTCGCCTATTTCTGCATCGGCCGCGGCTAG
- a CDS encoding dual CXXC motif small (seleno)protein has translation MAFFAARDAETTLACPRCGARLHIARTCHEVHMHCPACKARFALQDYISQADDAMEHFLENVYCDRI, from the coding sequence ATGGCCTTTTTTGCCGCCCGTGACGCGGAAACCACCCTTGCCTGCCCCCGTTGCGGGGCGCGCCTGCACATTGCGCGCACCTGCCACGAAGTCCATATGCACTGCCCGGCCTGCAAGGCGCGCTTTGCCCTTCAGGACTACATCAGCCAGGCCGACGACGCCATGGAACATTTTTTGGAAAACGTCTACTGCGACCGGATTTAG
- a CDS encoding AAA family ATPase gives MTPSQIASALHALLRIRQPVFLWGPPGVGKSQVVAQTARQHGLALRDIRAILLDPVDLRGLPRISADGRSVWCPPAFLPGPDDPERGIVFLDELNAAPPLVQAACYQLVLDRAIGEYRLPEGWSIVAAGNREGDRAVAYRMPSALANRMVHLDFVPDLDDWLDWAQGAGIRPEVCAFLRFRPQLLHDFDPARGERAFASPRSWAFVSRILDAAPERAVEQELLEGAVGAGCAAEFTGFLAVWRELPTVEEILETPEAVPVPEEPAALYATCEALSLHAGADTMDALAAYAARLPAEFGVLLMRDAVERDAALVESPAFARWAAQNAAVLM, from the coding sequence ATGACACCTTCGCAAATCGCCTCCGCCCTGCATGCGCTGTTGCGCATCCGGCAGCCGGTTTTTTTATGGGGCCCGCCCGGAGTGGGCAAAAGCCAGGTGGTGGCCCAGACCGCCCGTCAGCACGGTCTGGCCCTACGGGACATCCGCGCCATACTGCTGGACCCTGTGGACCTGCGGGGCCTGCCGCGCATCAGCGCCGACGGGCGGTCCGTGTGGTGCCCCCCCGCCTTCCTGCCGGGGCCGGACGATCCGGAGCGGGGCATTGTCTTCCTGGACGAGCTCAACGCCGCGCCGCCCCTGGTGCAGGCCGCCTGCTATCAGCTGGTGCTGGACAGAGCCATCGGCGAATACCGCCTGCCCGAAGGCTGGAGCATCGTGGCCGCCGGCAACCGGGAAGGGGACAGGGCCGTGGCCTACCGCATGCCCTCGGCCCTGGCCAACCGCATGGTGCACCTGGACTTTGTTCCTGACCTGGATGACTGGCTGGACTGGGCGCAAGGGGCAGGCATTCGCCCTGAAGTCTGCGCCTTTCTGCGCTTCCGGCCGCAGCTCCTGCACGATTTTGACCCCGCGCGCGGGGAACGGGCCTTTGCGTCGCCCCGGTCCTGGGCCTTTGTTTCGCGCATTCTGGACGCCGCCCCGGAGCGCGCCGTGGAGCAGGAGCTGCTTGAGGGCGCGGTGGGCGCTGGCTGCGCGGCGGAATTTACGGGCTTTCTCGCCGTGTGGCGCGAGCTGCCCACAGTGGAAGAAATTCTGGAAACCCCGGAAGCCGTGCCTGTGCCCGAAGAGCCCGCCGCCCTTTACGCCACCTGCGAGGCCCTGAGCCTGCACGCGGGCGCGGACACCATGGACGCCCTGGCCGCCTACGCGGCGCGTCTGCCTGCGGAATTCGGCGTGCTGCTCATGCGCGACGCCGTGGAGCGGGACGCGGCCCTGGTGGAATCCCCGGCTTTTGCCCGCTGGGCGGCGCAGAACGCCGCCGTGCTCATGTAA
- a CDS encoding vWA domain-containing protein has product MPAAFAPPENLRRQAELAMRRARAALVLDHPFFGVLALRLRLREDAACRDLWTDGTALAYNPAFAATIPEQTLVGAQAHEVLHLAFGHHLRRQGRDKDLWNRACDLAVNQILLEAGFSLPQGFLHDAAYAGLAAEEIYAALMGQREDPTPGVDLGGRARAGGPGGTGAAGGASDGAVTPLRPPAELRHAPARPPRSTPGAGEQQSRAGARPGARKDARGSKGGGQSGFTGEVRDHPGVEQEESAALKEAAREAQAALNQALRRARHMGDLPAGLRRQLTGAARPRLDWRALLQRFLEQCAHSDYAWTTPNRRYLFQDIYLPSRREARLPLAALAVDCSGSVDATALQRFMAELTAVLDAYDATLAVLFHDSRVHALELRSRMDRDVPFTPVGGGGTDYRPVPARLEAEGLAPACLIWFTDLQCSRFPPPPPYPVLWVCSDAAAEPPPFGTLLMLPEEG; this is encoded by the coding sequence ATGCCCGCTGCTTTTGCGCCGCCGGAAAATTTGCGCCGCCAGGCCGAGCTGGCCATGCGGCGGGCCAGGGCCGCCCTGGTGCTGGACCATCCCTTTTTCGGCGTGCTGGCCCTGCGGCTGCGCCTGCGGGAGGACGCCGCCTGCCGCGACCTCTGGACCGACGGCACGGCCCTGGCCTACAATCCGGCCTTTGCCGCCACCATTCCGGAGCAGACCCTGGTGGGCGCGCAGGCCCACGAAGTGCTCCATCTGGCCTTTGGCCACCACCTGCGTCGCCAGGGCAGAGACAAAGACCTCTGGAACAGGGCCTGCGATCTGGCTGTGAATCAGATCCTGCTGGAGGCGGGCTTCAGTCTGCCCCAGGGCTTCCTGCACGACGCGGCCTACGCGGGCCTGGCCGCTGAAGAAATTTACGCCGCCCTTATGGGTCAGCGTGAAGACCCGACGCCGGGCGTGGACCTGGGGGGCCGGGCGCGGGCCGGCGGCCCCGGCGGCACAGGGGCTGCCGGCGGCGCTTCGGATGGGGCGGTTACGCCTTTGCGTCCGCCCGCCGAGCTGCGCCATGCGCCTGCCCGGCCCCCCAGGTCCACGCCCGGCGCGGGCGAGCAGCAGTCGCGCGCCGGGGCGCGGCCAGGCGCGCGCAAGGACGCCCGTGGCTCCAAAGGGGGCGGGCAGAGCGGTTTTACCGGCGAAGTGCGCGACCACCCCGGCGTGGAGCAGGAGGAGAGCGCCGCCCTCAAAGAAGCGGCGCGCGAGGCCCAGGCGGCCCTCAACCAGGCCCTCAGGCGGGCGCGGCACATGGGCGACCTGCCCGCCGGCCTGCGGCGGCAGCTCACGGGCGCAGCCCGGCCGCGTCTGGACTGGCGCGCCCTGCTGCAACGTTTTCTGGAACAGTGCGCCCACAGCGACTACGCCTGGACCACCCCCAACCGGCGCTACCTGTTCCAGGATATCTATCTGCCCTCCCGGCGGGAGGCGCGTCTGCCCCTGGCTGCCCTGGCCGTGGATTGCTCCGGCTCCGTGGACGCAACCGCACTGCAACGCTTTATGGCGGAACTCACGGCCGTGCTGGACGCTTACGACGCCACCCTGGCCGTGCTCTTCCACGACAGCCGGGTCCACGCCCTGGAGCTGCGCAGCCGTATGGACAGGGATGTGCCCTTCACGCCCGTGGGCGGCGGCGGTACGGACTACCGCCCCGTGCCCGCCCGCCTGGAGGCGGAAGGCCTTGCCCCCGCCTGCCTGATCTGGTTTACAGATCTGCAGTGCAGCCGCTTTCCGCCGCCGCCGCCCTATCCCGTGCTCTGGGTCTGCAGCGATGCCGCTGCCGAGCCGCCGCCCTTCGGCACGCTGCTTATGCTGCCGGAAGAAGGGTAG
- a CDS encoding FmdB family zinc ribbon protein: protein MPMYDFVCTACGHTFEDLVSGDATPPCPRCGAATQRQVSAPSPLKTGAFPFKPGPVRPMGQGRPPSCASGGCGAGGFS, encoded by the coding sequence ATGCCCATGTACGATTTTGTCTGCACAGCGTGCGGCCACACCTTTGAGGATCTGGTCAGCGGCGACGCCACGCCGCCCTGCCCCCGTTGCGGGGCCGCCACGCAACGCCAGGTCAGCGCGCCGAGCCCCCTCAAAACTGGCGCGTTTCCCTTTAAGCCCGGTCCGGTGCGGCCCATGGGCCAGGGGCGGCCGCCTTCCTGCGCTTCCGGCGGCTGCGGCGCGGGCGGCTTTTCCTGA
- a CDS encoding DJ-1/PfpI family protein, with protein MKKILVLAGDYVEDYEVMVPFQMLQMLGYEVHAVCPGKKPGDTVRTAIHDFEGDQTYSEKRGHNFAINADFDQVNVADYAGLVIPGGRAPEYLRLNARLLEIVREFNAAQKPIAAVCHGPQILVSAGVLRNRQCTAYPAVKPDVVDAGATWCDFNETLTSATVDGNLVTAPAWPAHPAWIAAFVKLLGAKISI; from the coding sequence ATGAAAAAAATTCTGGTTCTGGCCGGCGATTATGTGGAAGATTACGAAGTGATGGTCCCGTTCCAGATGCTCCAGATGCTGGGCTATGAGGTGCATGCCGTCTGCCCCGGCAAAAAGCCCGGCGATACGGTGCGCACGGCCATCCACGATTTTGAGGGCGACCAGACCTATTCCGAAAAACGCGGCCATAATTTCGCCATCAACGCCGATTTTGACCAGGTGAACGTGGCGGACTACGCCGGTCTGGTCATTCCCGGCGGCCGCGCGCCGGAATATCTGCGCCTTAACGCCCGCCTGCTGGAAATCGTGCGGGAATTCAACGCCGCCCAAAAGCCCATTGCCGCCGTGTGCCACGGCCCGCAGATTCTGGTTTCCGCCGGGGTGCTGCGCAACCGGCAGTGCACGGCTTATCCGGCCGTAAAGCCCGACGTGGTGGACGCGGGCGCTACCTGGTGCGACTTTAACGAAACCCTTACCAGCGCCACCGTGGACGGCAATCTGGTGACGGCCCCGGCCTGGCCCGCACACCCGGCCTGGATTGCCGCCTTTGTCAAACTGCTGGGCGCCAAGATCAGCATCTGA
- a CDS encoding flagellar basal body L-ring protein FlgH: MQARITIPFLALIFLLCAACGGSPHRRPALHPPAAPPQEYRQETNAADNPGSIFAASEQDTLFSDSRARRVGDLVVVKLVESTKAQNKAETTADKDSSNDYQVSALFGKSKVGFIPFTGIGPQSTVGLPVLNTSSQSDLTGTGKTKRENYVTTSLATRVLRVLPGGLMEIEGAREIRVNEETEYMVVRGMIRSKDVSADNSVLSTQIADASIEYYGKGVLSDKQKPGWFTRLMDNIWPF, from the coding sequence ATGCAGGCACGAATCACCATCCCCTTTCTGGCGCTGATCTTTCTGCTGTGCGCCGCCTGCGGCGGCAGCCCCCACCGGCGGCCCGCCCTGCACCCCCCGGCGGCCCCGCCCCAGGAATACCGGCAGGAAACCAACGCCGCGGACAACCCCGGCTCCATCTTCGCCGCCAGCGAGCAGGACACGCTTTTTTCCGACAGCCGCGCCCGCCGCGTGGGCGACCTGGTGGTGGTCAAACTGGTGGAAAGCACCAAGGCCCAGAACAAGGCCGAAACCACGGCGGACAAGGACAGCAGTAACGACTATCAGGTGAGCGCCCTGTTCGGCAAAAGCAAGGTGGGCTTTATTCCCTTTACGGGCATCGGCCCCCAAAGCACCGTGGGCCTGCCCGTGCTCAACACCAGCTCGCAGAGCGACCTCACCGGCACCGGCAAGACCAAACGCGAAAACTATGTGACCACCTCCCTGGCCACCCGCGTTCTACGCGTGCTGCCCGGCGGCCTGATGGAAATAGAAGGCGCGCGCGAAATCCGCGTCAATGAGGAAACGGAATATATGGTGGTGCGCGGCATGATCCGCAGCAAAGACGTGAGCGCCGACAACAGCGTGCTCTCCACCCAGATTGCCGACGCCAGCATCGAATACTACGGCAAGGGCGTGCTCTCGGATAAGCAGAAACCCGGCTGGTTTACCAGACTCATGGACAACATCTGGCCGTTCTAG
- the flgA gene encoding flagellar basal body P-ring formation chaperone FlgA produces the protein MFCLAAALLCLAARPVPAAPTAGVPQAVWQDNDRDHRRSPSQIKRQLTPQKQVARIALPPNAQDKRAAKTGSLLANGQAPLAPEGQVNVLTQDDWRLKILPAAVTRSDTVLLGEIAVPLGRMDPALWGRLSAKALWPAPPQEGKPLQVNRSRLSHALRQALGPDIAARCILPTSLAIQRGGLVFQEDDLRAYVVKSLTPQLAAMPGEADLTDFRLPDYIFLAHSQQRVQLEPGRLSPGRISLRFAVEEADGTVLRRLAGTASLTLWITVPAAAQAMNKGDALTAQSVTFLKVNAGQLRDVPWDGRGGPWQLTRGLNAGEPILQSDLASQLMVRRGDVVSLIYARGNLRIATQAQALSDGEPGATIPVRNLQTKKQVYATVRDGSTVEIH, from the coding sequence TTGTTCTGCCTGGCGGCGGCTTTGCTCTGCCTGGCGGCGCGGCCTGTCCCGGCAGCGCCCACGGCCGGCGTACCCCAGGCCGTATGGCAGGACAACGACCGCGATCACCGGCGTTCCCCCAGCCAGATCAAACGTCAGCTCACCCCGCAAAAACAAGTGGCGCGCATCGCCCTGCCGCCCAACGCCCAGGACAAACGCGCCGCCAAAACCGGCTCCCTGCTGGCCAACGGCCAGGCCCCGCTGGCCCCGGAAGGTCAGGTGAACGTCCTGACCCAGGACGACTGGCGGCTCAAAATCCTGCCCGCCGCCGTCACCAGGTCGGACACGGTGCTGCTGGGCGAAATCGCCGTGCCCCTGGGCCGCATGGATCCGGCCCTGTGGGGCCGGCTCAGCGCCAAGGCGCTCTGGCCCGCGCCCCCGCAGGAAGGCAAACCCCTGCAGGTCAACCGTTCCCGCCTTTCCCACGCTCTGCGCCAGGCCCTGGGGCCGGATATCGCCGCCCGCTGCATCTTGCCCACCTCCCTGGCCATCCAACGCGGGGGCCTGGTCTTTCAGGAAGACGACCTGCGGGCCTACGTCGTCAAAAGCCTGACGCCGCAACTGGCCGCCATGCCCGGCGAGGCCGATCTTACCGACTTTCGCCTGCCGGACTACATTTTTCTGGCCCACAGCCAGCAGCGGGTGCAGCTGGAGCCGGGCCGCCTTTCCCCCGGCCGCATCTCCCTGCGCTTTGCCGTGGAGGAAGCCGACGGCACGGTGTTGCGCCGCCTGGCCGGCACCGCCAGCCTGACCCTCTGGATCACCGTGCCCGCCGCAGCCCAGGCCATGAACAAAGGCGACGCCCTCACGGCCCAATCCGTCACCTTTCTCAAAGTCAACGCCGGGCAACTGCGCGACGTGCCCTGGGACGGCCGGGGCGGCCCCTGGCAGCTCACCCGCGGGCTTAACGCGGGCGAACCCATTTTGCAGAGCGACCTGGCAAGCCAGCTCATGGTGCGCCGCGGCGACGTGGTCAGCCTTATCTACGCGCGCGGCAACCTGCGCATCGCCACCCAGGCCCAGGCCCTGAGCGACGGAGAACCGGGCGCCACCATCCCGGTGCGGAATTTGCAAACCAAAAAACAGGTCTACGCCACGGTGCGCGACGGCAGCACCGTGGAGATACACTGA
- the flgG gene encoding flagellar basal-body rod protein FlgG, with the protein MMRSLWTGATGMVAQQLNIDVISNNLANVNTTGFKKSRAEFEDLMYQTMRMAGSITEGDNRVPVGIQVGLGTRPTAVHKFFTQGDFQNTGNSLDVAIEGDGFFQVDVNGELMYTRAGSFKLNQDGTVVTANGYILQPEFAVPAETKTISISSSGHIAALDSQGQELAGAEIPLYTFINPAGLDARGRNLFTPTEASGDAVEGVPGTDNVGTLAQGFLEMSNVEVVDEMVNMIVGQRAYEVNSKSIQTSDSMLGIAVQLKRS; encoded by the coding sequence ATGATGCGTTCCCTCTGGACAGGCGCCACCGGCATGGTGGCCCAGCAGCTCAACATAGACGTCATCTCCAACAACCTGGCCAACGTGAACACCACGGGCTTCAAAAAAAGCCGCGCCGAGTTTGAGGATCTTATGTACCAGACCATGCGCATGGCCGGGTCCATTACTGAAGGCGACAACCGCGTGCCCGTGGGCATCCAGGTGGGCCTGGGCACTCGCCCCACGGCCGTGCACAAGTTCTTTACCCAGGGCGACTTCCAGAACACCGGCAACTCCCTGGACGTGGCCATAGAAGGCGACGGCTTCTTTCAGGTGGACGTGAACGGCGAGCTTATGTACACCCGCGCGGGCTCCTTCAAGCTCAACCAGGACGGCACCGTGGTCACGGCCAACGGCTACATTCTCCAGCCGGAGTTTGCCGTGCCCGCCGAAACCAAGACCATCTCCATCTCCTCTTCCGGGCACATCGCCGCCCTGGATTCGCAGGGGCAGGAGCTGGCCGGGGCCGAAATTCCCCTCTACACCTTCATCAATCCCGCAGGCCTGGACGCGCGCGGCCGCAACCTCTTCACCCCCACCGAAGCCTCCGGCGACGCCGTGGAAGGCGTGCCCGGCACGGACAACGTGGGCACCCTGGCCCAGGGCTTTCTGGAAATGTCCAACGTGGAAGTGGTGGACGAAATGGTCAATATGATCGTGGGCCAGCGCGCTTATGAGGTCAACTCCAAGTCCATTCAGACCTCGGACTCCATGCTGGGCATCGCGGTGCAGCTCAAGCGCAGCTAA
- the flgF gene encoding flagellar basal-body rod protein FlgF has translation MQAGMYSGLFGALTTEHRMNFIANNLANVNTRGYKRDTLAFKDTMVTYAHDEIREPILNLRSKPLFPEPHNAARSRIAVARTDFSQGSMQFTGNSLDVAINGENAFFRVNTPTGAFLTRSGAFSLDADGVLMTPQGYTVQGLGGGNIVIPPGTRNIQISGDGQVLADGALVDQLALVSVNNLQNLEKQGGNLYRPRQNVQVAEGNAYLDGARLEQGFTEAANVEVVSEMVNMIEVQRQFEAYQKVMQTSDSLDRNATEKVGRRQG, from the coding sequence ATGCAGGCGGGCATGTACAGCGGGCTTTTCGGCGCGCTCACCACCGAACACCGGATGAATTTCATCGCCAATAATTTGGCGAATGTGAACACGCGCGGCTACAAGCGCGATACCCTGGCCTTCAAGGACACCATGGTCACCTACGCCCATGACGAGATCCGCGAACCCATCCTTAACCTGCGCTCCAAGCCCCTGTTTCCGGAACCGCACAACGCCGCCCGGTCGCGCATTGCCGTGGCGCGCACGGATTTCTCCCAGGGGTCCATGCAGTTCACCGGCAATTCCCTGGACGTGGCCATCAACGGCGAAAACGCCTTTTTCCGCGTCAACACGCCCACGGGGGCCTTTCTTACCCGCAGCGGAGCTTTTTCCCTTGACGCCGACGGCGTGCTTATGACGCCGCAAGGCTACACGGTGCAGGGCCTGGGCGGCGGCAACATCGTCATCCCCCCGGGCACGCGCAACATCCAGATCAGCGGGGACGGCCAGGTGCTGGCCGACGGCGCGCTGGTGGACCAGCTCGCCCTGGTGAGCGTGAACAACCTCCAGAACCTGGAAAAACAGGGCGGCAACCTCTACCGCCCGCGCCAGAACGTGCAGGTGGCCGAAGGCAACGCCTACCTGGACGGCGCGCGCCTGGAACAGGGCTTCACCGAGGCAGCCAACGTGGAGGTTGTTTCGGAAATGGTCAACATGATCGAAGTGCAACGGCAGTTTGAGGCCTACCAGAAGGTCATGCAGACCTCCGACAGCCTGGACCGCAACGCCACGGAAAAGGTGGGCCGTCGGCAGGGTTAA
- a CDS encoding manganese efflux pump MntP has protein sequence MTVIAVLGLALALSMDAFAVAVASGCALRAPSRRQYLRLSGAFGFFQFAMPVLGWALGLSVRGYMEAWDHWIAFVLLAWIGGKMVVSGSAAWRGRASCTRPTVDPAAGRNLLLLSVATSVDALAVGLSFAVLGAPVWGPAFCIGLVCAMVTACGVFLGKTLANTCALNAWAELLGGLTLLAIACNILREHNAFG, from the coding sequence ATGACTGTTATCGCCGTTCTGGGGCTGGCCCTGGCTCTTTCCATGGATGCTTTTGCCGTGGCCGTGGCTTCGGGCTGCGCCCTGCGCGCGCCCAGCCGACGGCAGTATCTGCGGCTTTCCGGGGCCTTCGGCTTTTTTCAGTTTGCCATGCCGGTGCTGGGTTGGGCCCTGGGGCTTTCCGTGCGCGGATACATGGAGGCCTGGGACCACTGGATCGCCTTTGTCCTGCTGGCCTGGATCGGCGGCAAAATGGTTGTTTCCGGCTCCGCCGCCTGGCGCGGGCGCGCGTCCTGTACGCGGCCCACAGTGGACCCGGCGGCCGGGCGCAATCTGCTCCTGCTGAGCGTGGCCACCAGTGTGGACGCCCTGGCCGTGGGGCTTTCTTTTGCCGTGCTGGGGGCCCCGGTCTGGGGCCCGGCGTTCTGCATCGGTTTGGTCTGCGCCATGGTCACGGCCTGCGGCGTGTTTCTGGGCAAAACTCTGGCCAACACCTGCGCGCTCAACGCCTGGGCCGAGCTGCTGGGCGGGCTGACCCTGCTGGCCATTGCCTGCAATATCTTGCGGGAGCACAACGCCTTCGGCTAG
- a CDS encoding OsmC family protein → MATVSATYLGDLRVECVHEQSGVRLITDAPTDNQGKGASFSPTDLCATALGACAMTIIGIYAQSHGVDVTGAKMRIAKTMSANPRRIGKVEVVFEMPDKDYSDKEKAIMERCTQTCPVHLTLHPDVEQIFTFHWQR, encoded by the coding sequence ATGGCAACCGTCAGCGCCACCTATCTGGGCGACCTGCGCGTGGAATGCGTCCACGAGCAGAGCGGCGTCAGGCTCATTACCGACGCCCCTACAGACAACCAGGGCAAGGGCGCGTCCTTTTCGCCCACGGATCTCTGCGCCACGGCTCTCGGGGCCTGCGCCATGACCATCATCGGCATTTACGCCCAGAGCCACGGGGTGGACGTCACCGGCGCAAAAATGCGCATTGCCAAGACCATGAGCGCCAACCCGCGCCGCATCGGCAAGGTGGAGGTGGTCTTCGAGATGCCCGATAAGGACTATTCGGACAAGGAAAAGGCCATTATGGAGCGCTGCACCCAGACCTGCCCTGTGCACCTGACCCTGCACCCGGATGTGGAGCAGATTTTTACCTTCCACTGGCAACGCTGA
- a CDS encoding OsmC family protein, with translation MTNARIRYLGNMRMECVHPGSGARLEVTPTKEHGGQEDSFSPVDLCVASLGCCASTVIAGYAAHHNLDVTGMETEVRAAMHQGSPARLGRVEVIFHMPDQPFSTKDKTVLERVALTCPVHHSLHPDVEQVFTFDWKK, from the coding sequence ATGACCAACGCCAGAATCAGATATCTCGGCAACATGCGCATGGAATGCGTGCACCCCGGCAGCGGCGCGCGGCTGGAAGTCACGCCCACCAAGGAACACGGCGGCCAGGAGGACTCTTTCTCCCCCGTGGACCTCTGCGTGGCCTCCCTGGGCTGCTGCGCTTCCACGGTCATCGCGGGCTATGCCGCCCACCACAACCTGGATGTGACGGGCATGGAAACGGAAGTGAGGGCCGCCATGCATCAGGGCTCGCCCGCGCGCCTGGGCCGGGTGGAGGTAATCTTCCACATGCCGGACCAGCCCTTCAGCACCAAGGACAAGACCGTTCTGGAGCGCGTGGCCCTTACCTGCCCCGTGCACCACAGCCTGCACCCGGATGTGGAGCAGGTGTTTACCTTTGACTGGAAGAAGTAG